A single Streptomyces mirabilis DNA region contains:
- a CDS encoding DUF6716 putative glycosyltransferase, giving the protein MPASTRKSLRVAVLADSDTRWKWGSLTANRISPTESDILLDGYLLRGRATPTARQLEEVGVRADSLREVTAVEFLRAMEGEPYDVLVVALVGGGVQAILHGLAHVWEGRTKRPVVVTGYVGVVYEKLADGLLLRHGADLVLANSRQDAERFRAVYEGVGADASSVTEVALPFLGGAGYEKHDPYTVVFAAQPSVPENRKDRTYLLNRLIQHARLHPDREVLLKLRSKPGEHTTHIEELPYQKLAQKTDLPANFRLVYGHMGEVLDRTDLLVTISSTAALESLHRRIPTVVLSDLGVREALGNHHFVGSGCLASWDQLDAGYEPAPDPAWVARQGVAADGRYETAFDEARARITGLLAAPGLLPLAPYYTPVTAPGYLPGILARHHLAPDGSPLPGAPAADKEPSPVRQIVRRAARGAYRHGVQRVAPVIRRMGEL; this is encoded by the coding sequence GTGCCAGCAAGTACCAGGAAGTCCCTGCGGGTCGCCGTTCTCGCGGATTCCGATACCCGGTGGAAATGGGGTTCGCTCACCGCGAATCGCATTTCACCGACTGAATCGGACATTCTGCTCGACGGTTATCTCCTGCGTGGCCGAGCCACCCCCACCGCCCGCCAGCTCGAAGAAGTCGGCGTCCGCGCGGATTCCCTCCGCGAGGTCACCGCCGTCGAATTCCTGCGCGCCATGGAAGGGGAGCCGTACGACGTCCTCGTCGTCGCCCTCGTGGGCGGCGGTGTGCAGGCGATCCTGCACGGCCTGGCCCACGTCTGGGAGGGGCGGACCAAGCGGCCCGTGGTCGTCACCGGCTATGTCGGCGTCGTCTACGAGAAGCTCGCCGACGGCCTGCTGCTTCGGCACGGCGCGGACCTCGTCCTCGCCAACTCCCGACAGGACGCGGAACGGTTCCGGGCCGTGTACGAGGGAGTGGGCGCCGACGCCTCCTCGGTGACGGAGGTGGCACTGCCCTTCCTGGGCGGCGCCGGCTACGAGAAGCACGACCCGTACACGGTCGTCTTCGCCGCCCAGCCCTCCGTCCCGGAGAACCGCAAGGACCGTACGTACCTGCTGAACCGGCTGATCCAGCACGCCCGCCTCCACCCGGACCGCGAGGTGCTGCTGAAGCTGCGCTCCAAGCCGGGCGAGCACACCACGCACATCGAGGAGCTGCCCTACCAGAAGCTGGCGCAGAAGACCGACCTGCCCGCCAACTTCCGGCTGGTGTACGGCCACATGGGCGAGGTGCTCGACCGCACCGACCTGCTGGTCACCATCAGCTCCACGGCGGCCCTGGAGTCCCTGCACCGCCGTATCCCCACCGTCGTCCTCAGCGACCTCGGGGTGCGCGAGGCGCTCGGCAACCACCACTTCGTGGGCTCCGGCTGCCTCGCCTCCTGGGACCAGCTCGACGCCGGGTACGAGCCGGCGCCAGACCCGGCGTGGGTGGCCCGGCAGGGCGTCGCCGCCGACGGCCGGTACGAGACGGCCTTCGACGAGGCGCGCGCCCGGATCACCGGCCTGCTGGCGGCCCCCGGACTGCTGCCCCTCGCCCCCTACTACACGCCCGTCACCGCCCCCGGCTACCTCCCCGGGATCCTCGCCCGCCACCACCTCGCCCCGGACGGCAGCCCGCTGCCCGGCGCCCCCGCGGCCGACAAGGAGCCCAGCCCCGTACGGCAGATCGTCCGCCGGGCGGCCCGCGGCGCCTACCGCCACGGAGTGCAGCGCGTGGCCCCCGTGATCCGGCGGATGGGGGAGCTGTGA
- a CDS encoding sortase domain-bontaining protein, with protein MKATPGDASLKLTWTAPTPAPALPVTDYRVTLTGSDGAVVAVKDVPATTTSYSFTGLALGTYTATVAAANLNGNGHRRDTPLPGQSGTSVLMGRAAAYGGPFGRLDQLAAGDTFTVTTGQGKAKYQVLGLRRAGDPAPAAVASGKGRLVLVTATGPHFMPGGVLRVDADLISTPAQTPAAVIRSGTLPESEQPLAHPSGVPWPLVMWLQALVAAAVAAVWTWHRWGRHQTWIVFAPVVAVLGLQVAVRTTELLPNLL; from the coding sequence CTGAAGGCCACCCCCGGCGACGCGAGCCTCAAGCTGACCTGGACCGCCCCCACCCCCGCCCCCGCGCTGCCCGTCACCGACTACCGCGTCACGCTGACCGGTTCGGACGGCGCCGTCGTGGCCGTCAAGGACGTCCCGGCCACCACCACGTCGTACAGCTTCACCGGCCTGGCCCTCGGCACCTACACGGCCACCGTCGCCGCCGCGAACCTCAACGGCAACGGCCACCGCCGGGACACCCCGCTGCCCGGACAGTCCGGCACCAGCGTGCTGATGGGTCGCGCGGCCGCCTACGGAGGTCCCTTCGGCCGTCTCGACCAGCTCGCCGCGGGCGACACGTTCACCGTGACCACCGGCCAGGGCAAGGCGAAGTACCAGGTCCTCGGCCTCCGCCGGGCCGGCGACCCGGCGCCCGCCGCCGTGGCCTCCGGCAAGGGCCGCCTGGTCCTCGTCACGGCCACCGGCCCGCACTTCATGCCCGGCGGGGTGCTGCGCGTCGACGCCGACCTGATCTCCACCCCCGCCCAGACCCCGGCGGCCGTCATCCGCTCCGGCACGCTCCCTGAGTCCGAACAGCCCCTCGCCCACCCCTCCGGCGTGCCGTGGCCGCTGGTCATGTGGCTCCAGGCGCTGGTGGCCGCCGCCGTCGCCGCGGTGTGGACCTGGCACCGCTGGGGCCGGCACCAGACGTGGATCGTGTTCGCCCCCGTGGTCGCGGTCCTGGGCCTCCAGGTGGCCGTCCGCACCACGGAACTGCTGCCCAACCTGCTGTGA
- a CDS encoding N-acylneuraminate cytidylyltransferase has translation MTNSEAGQAAPVRRVLAVIPARGGSKGVPAKNLLPVGGVPLVARAVRECRATRLVTDVVVSTDDQAIAAAAREAGAEVVLRPAAIAGDTATSEAAVLHALDAHEALHGSAVDVVLLVQCTSPFITREDIDGVAGAVAENGADTALTVANFHGFIWRDAADESAEGGNGVNHDKSFRPRRQDRPQDLLETGAAYAMDAAGLRKHQHRFFGRTELVRTDPARVLEIDDPHDLARARALAPLFDANRPGSLPTAEDIDAVVLDFDGTQTDDRVLIDSDGREFVSVHRGDGLGIAALRKSGLTMLILSTEQNPVVAARARKLKIPVLHGIDRKDLALKQWCEEQGIAPERVLYVGNDVNDLPCFALVGWPVAVASAHDVVRGAARAVTTVPGGDGAIREIASWILGPSLDSLDK, from the coding sequence ATGACCAACTCGGAAGCGGGTCAAGCGGCGCCGGTGCGCCGGGTGCTCGCGGTGATCCCCGCGCGCGGCGGCTCCAAGGGCGTCCCCGCCAAGAACCTCCTGCCGGTCGGCGGAGTGCCGCTGGTGGCCCGCGCGGTGCGCGAGTGCCGGGCGACGCGGCTCGTCACGGACGTCGTGGTCTCCACCGACGACCAGGCGATCGCCGCCGCCGCCCGCGAGGCGGGCGCCGAGGTCGTGCTGCGCCCCGCCGCCATCGCCGGCGACACGGCCACCTCCGAGGCGGCCGTCCTGCACGCCCTGGACGCCCACGAGGCGCTGCACGGATCCGCGGTCGACGTGGTCCTGCTCGTCCAGTGCACCAGCCCGTTCATCACGCGGGAGGACATCGACGGGGTCGCCGGCGCGGTCGCCGAGAACGGTGCCGACACCGCGCTGACGGTGGCCAACTTCCACGGCTTCATCTGGCGCGACGCCGCCGACGAGTCCGCCGAGGGCGGCAACGGCGTCAACCACGACAAGTCCTTCCGGCCCCGCCGCCAGGACCGGCCCCAGGACCTCCTGGAGACCGGCGCGGCCTACGCCATGGACGCCGCGGGCCTGCGCAAGCACCAGCACCGCTTCTTCGGCCGCACGGAGCTGGTCCGCACCGACCCGGCCCGCGTGCTGGAGATCGACGACCCGCACGACCTCGCCCGCGCCCGCGCGCTGGCCCCCCTCTTCGACGCGAACCGCCCCGGTTCGCTGCCGACCGCCGAAGACATCGACGCGGTCGTCCTCGACTTCGACGGCACCCAGACCGACGACAGGGTGCTGATCGACTCCGACGGACGGGAGTTCGTCTCCGTGCACCGCGGAGACGGGCTCGGTATCGCCGCCCTCCGCAAGAGCGGGCTGACGATGCTGATCCTGTCCACGGAACAGAACCCGGTGGTCGCCGCCCGGGCCCGGAAGCTCAAGATTCCGGTCCTGCACGGCATCGACCGCAAGGACCTCGCACTGAAGCAGTGGTGCGAGGAGCAGGGCATCGCGCCTGAGCGCGTGCTCTACGTCGGCAACGACGTCAACGACCTCCCGTGCTTCGCCCTCGTGGGCTGGCCCGTGGCGGTCGCGAGCGCCCACGACGTCGTGCGCGGCGCCGCACGCGCGGTCACCACCGTCCCCGGCGGCGACGGCGCGATCCGAGAGATCGCCAGCTGGATCCTCGGCCCTTCTCTCGACTCCCTCGACAAGTAA
- a CDS encoding N-acetylneuraminate synthase family protein has product MSTNSRLRTFGSKTAGPGHPVYVVGEIGINHNGELENAFKLIDAAAEAGCDAVKFQKRTPEICTPRDQWDIERDTPWGRMTYIDYRHRVEFGEDEYRQIDEYAKSKNIDWFASPWDTEAVAFLEKFDVPAHKVASASLTDDELLRSLRATGRTVILSTGMSTPKQIRHAVEVLGSDNILLCHATSTYPAKAEELNLRVINTLQAEYPNVPIGYSGHETGLQTTLAAVALGATFVERHITLDRAMWGSDQAASVEPGGLTRLVRDIRTIEASLGDGVKKVYESELGPMKKLRRVTGVVAEAEIAAAAGEPVAV; this is encoded by the coding sequence ATGAGCACCAACTCCCGTCTGCGCACGTTCGGTTCGAAGACCGCCGGCCCCGGCCACCCCGTCTACGTCGTCGGCGAGATCGGCATCAACCACAACGGCGAGCTCGAGAACGCCTTCAAGCTGATCGACGCCGCCGCCGAGGCCGGCTGCGACGCCGTCAAGTTCCAGAAGCGCACCCCGGAGATCTGCACCCCGCGCGACCAGTGGGACATCGAGCGCGACACCCCCTGGGGCCGCATGACCTACATCGACTACCGCCACCGCGTGGAGTTCGGCGAGGACGAGTACCGCCAGATCGACGAGTACGCCAAGAGCAAGAACATCGACTGGTTCGCCTCCCCGTGGGACACCGAGGCCGTCGCCTTCCTGGAGAAGTTCGACGTCCCCGCCCACAAGGTCGCCTCCGCGTCCCTGACCGACGACGAGCTGCTGCGCTCCCTGCGCGCCACCGGCCGCACGGTCATCCTGTCCACGGGCATGTCGACCCCGAAGCAGATCCGCCACGCGGTCGAGGTCCTGGGCAGCGACAACATCCTGCTCTGCCACGCCACCTCGACGTACCCGGCGAAGGCCGAGGAGCTCAACCTCCGCGTCATCAACACCCTCCAGGCCGAGTACCCGAACGTCCCGATCGGCTACTCCGGCCACGAGACGGGCCTGCAGACCACGCTGGCCGCGGTCGCCCTCGGTGCCACCTTCGTCGAGCGTCACATCACCCTCGACCGCGCGATGTGGGGCTCCGACCAGGCCGCCTCCGTCGAGCCGGGGGGCCTCACCCGCCTCGTCCGCGACATCCGCACCATCGAGGCCTCCCTCGGCGACGGCGTCAAGAAGGTCTACGAGTCCGAGCTCGGCCCCATGAAGAAGCTGCGCCGCGTCACGGGCGTCGTCGCCGAGGCCGAGATCGCCGCGGCCGCGGGCGAGCCGGTCGCGGTCTGA
- a CDS encoding glycosyltransferase family 2 protein has product MVKLSVIVPFYNVQQYAPDTLKSLRANAREDFEFVLVDDCSRDETPDILARAERELPGAVYVRHEKNGGLATARNTGIDAAHGEYLTFLDGDDWLAPGYYEQLVASIEQLGCDFVRTDHVQCTARARTIHRVPHGRRGVVLNPRDAILPADRSTSVDYAYAWAGIYHRRLVDRGLLHFTDGLRTAEDRPWIWKLHREAESFATVGLLGVFYRRGVASSLTQIGDVRQLDFIRAFDQVVAETAADRDAEKLLPKAVRTYCAIISHHLGSIERFEPAVARKLKSMSAVALRNMPQDVLDDALDSMDVQRATRLRRLRRRPAPTAGVAA; this is encoded by the coding sequence GTGGTCAAGCTCTCCGTCATCGTGCCGTTCTACAACGTGCAGCAATACGCACCCGACACCTTGAAGAGCCTGCGTGCGAACGCACGTGAGGACTTCGAATTCGTTCTCGTGGACGACTGTTCACGAGACGAGACACCGGACATTCTCGCGCGCGCGGAGCGCGAGCTCCCCGGCGCGGTGTATGTCAGACACGAGAAGAACGGAGGACTGGCGACCGCGCGCAACACGGGCATCGACGCGGCGCACGGCGAATACCTCACGTTCCTCGACGGGGACGACTGGCTCGCCCCCGGCTATTACGAACAACTCGTCGCCTCCATCGAGCAGTTGGGCTGCGACTTCGTCCGTACGGACCATGTCCAGTGCACCGCGCGGGCCCGCACCATCCACAGGGTCCCGCACGGCCGGCGCGGAGTGGTACTGAACCCCCGCGACGCGATACTGCCCGCCGACCGCTCCACCTCCGTCGACTACGCCTACGCCTGGGCGGGCATCTACCACCGCCGGCTGGTCGACCGGGGGCTGCTGCACTTCACCGACGGCCTGCGGACGGCCGAGGACCGGCCCTGGATCTGGAAGCTGCACCGGGAGGCGGAATCCTTCGCCACGGTGGGTCTTCTCGGTGTGTTCTACCGGCGTGGTGTGGCCTCCTCTCTCACTCAGATCGGGGACGTGCGCCAGCTCGACTTCATTCGCGCGTTCGACCAGGTGGTGGCGGAAACCGCCGCGGACCGCGACGCCGAAAAACTCCTGCCCAAGGCCGTGCGCACCTATTGCGCGATTATTTCCCATCATCTGGGATCCATCGAAAGGTTCGAGCCGGCAGTGGCACGGAAACTGAAGTCGATGAGCGCCGTCGCTCTGCGGAACATGCCGCAGGACGTGCTCGACGACGCCCTCGACTCGATGGACGTCCAGCGCGCCACGCGGCTGCGCCGGCTGCGCCGCCGTCCGGCTCCCACCGCGGGGGTGGCCGCGTGA
- a CDS encoding WXG100 family type VII secretion target: protein MGDRTGHQGSPKDLRASHQDLTKLADDLDDMQDHLDQQVKRMDSIVDRIEAGWRGPAATAYREFHRAAAEDAVRIRDVMKHLEQAVRLSRDGFTEQELAVVEQMRQIRVDVGSEVDRLSTPNPDAASATPPARPSSGLDAL, encoded by the coding sequence GTGGGAGACCGTACGGGCCATCAGGGCAGCCCAAAAGATCTGCGAGCTTCCCACCAGGACCTGACGAAGCTGGCTGACGACCTCGACGACATGCAGGACCACTTGGACCAGCAGGTCAAGCGCATGGACTCGATCGTCGACCGCATCGAGGCGGGCTGGCGGGGCCCCGCGGCGACGGCGTACCGCGAGTTCCACCGGGCCGCAGCCGAGGACGCCGTACGCATTCGCGATGTGATGAAGCATCTGGAGCAGGCCGTGCGGCTGAGCCGCGACGGCTTCACGGAGCAGGAACTGGCCGTGGTCGAGCAGATGCGCCAGATTCGGGTGGACGTGGGCAGCGAGGTCGACCGGCTCTCCACGCCCAACCCGGACGCCGCGTCGGCGACCCCACCCGCGCGCCCGAGCAGCGGCCTCGACGCCCTCTGA
- the pstB gene encoding phosphate ABC transporter ATP-binding protein PstB: MRGAAKGAVAPATLEARAVSAWFGSHQVLQQVSLTMPAGQVTALIGPSGCGKSTFLRTLNRMHELIPTAAMGGEVLFDGEDIYAPERRLTDARRRIGTVFQKPNPFPAMSIYDNVVAGLRLTGTRVGRREKDELVEESLTRAGLWKEVRDRLRQPGGALSGGQQQRLCIARALAVRPQVLLMDEPCSALDPTSTRRVEETIHELAGQVTVVIVTHNMQQAARVSQQCAFFLAEQGTPGGIVEHGPTEHIFGTPEDQRTADYVAGRFG; the protein is encoded by the coding sequence GTGCGGGGAGCCGCGAAGGGGGCCGTCGCGCCCGCGACCCTCGAAGCCCGCGCCGTCTCGGCCTGGTTCGGCAGCCACCAGGTGCTGCAACAGGTCTCCCTCACGATGCCTGCCGGGCAGGTCACCGCCCTGATCGGCCCCTCCGGCTGCGGCAAGTCGACCTTCCTGCGCACGCTCAACCGGATGCACGAGCTGATCCCCACGGCCGCGATGGGCGGCGAGGTGCTCTTCGACGGCGAGGACATCTACGCCCCCGAGCGCCGCCTGACCGACGCCCGCCGCAGGATCGGCACGGTCTTCCAGAAGCCCAACCCGTTCCCCGCCATGTCGATCTACGACAACGTGGTGGCGGGTCTGCGCCTGACGGGCACGCGCGTCGGCCGCCGTGAGAAGGACGAGCTGGTCGAGGAGAGCCTGACCAGGGCAGGCCTGTGGAAGGAGGTACGGGACCGACTTCGCCAGCCCGGCGGCGCGCTCTCCGGCGGCCAGCAGCAACGCCTGTGCATCGCCCGCGCCCTGGCCGTACGTCCCCAGGTGCTGCTGATGGACGAACCGTGCTCGGCGCTCGACCCCACGTCCACCCGCCGGGTCGAGGAGACCATCCACGAACTCGCGGGCCAGGTGACCGTCGTGATCGTCACCCACAACATGCAGCAGGCGGCCCGCGTCTCCCAGCAGTGCGCGTTCTTCCTCGCCGAGCAGGGCACCCCCGGCGGCATCGTCGAACACGGTCCCACCGAACACATCTTCGGCACCCCGGAGGATCAGCGCACGGCGGACTATGTGGCGGGCCGCTTCGGCTGA
- a CDS encoding poly-gamma-glutamate hydrolase family protein, whose product MIRRRTLLTALATTPVLSGVAVTTTATPAAAAEPASNTALYADPTWTEGVHWGRRSRRHLIDDQSRTDRAPFLRSTVIAPHGGGIEGGTSELCLAIAGYHPADLAPTPVAGPVHDFWMFEGLMSSGNGALHVTSTHCDDTIARSLCAGSLNVVSLHGCQPEQAGLEPGAAAVLVGGLNSTFRQYLMEEFTAADIRAVTASGEEEIAGIDPDNICNRTLLGMGAQLEMTTALRTAMFAPGKNTVADRATNLLPSFWTFTAATRRAIDRVEAGQTAL is encoded by the coding sequence ATGATCAGACGCCGTACTCTCCTGACCGCGCTCGCGACCACCCCCGTCCTGAGCGGCGTCGCGGTGACCACGACCGCCACGCCCGCGGCAGCCGCCGAACCCGCCTCGAACACGGCCCTCTACGCGGACCCCACATGGACCGAGGGCGTCCACTGGGGCCGCCGCTCCAGACGCCACCTGATCGACGACCAGAGCAGGACCGACCGCGCCCCCTTCCTCCGCTCCACGGTCATCGCCCCGCACGGCGGCGGCATCGAAGGGGGCACCTCGGAACTCTGCCTGGCGATAGCCGGTTACCACCCCGCCGACCTCGCACCCACCCCGGTGGCGGGCCCGGTGCACGACTTCTGGATGTTCGAGGGCCTGATGAGCAGCGGAAACGGAGCGCTGCACGTCACCTCCACCCACTGCGACGACACGATCGCCCGCTCTCTGTGCGCGGGCAGCCTCAACGTCGTATCCCTCCACGGCTGCCAGCCGGAGCAGGCGGGCCTGGAACCAGGCGCCGCTGCCGTCCTCGTCGGCGGCCTCAACTCCACCTTCCGCCAGTACCTGATGGAGGAGTTCACCGCGGCCGACATCCGCGCGGTGACGGCCTCGGGGGAGGAGGAGATCGCGGGCATCGACCCGGACAACATCTGCAACCGCACACTCCTCGGCATGGGCGCCCAGCTGGAGATGACCACGGCCCTACGCACCGCGATGTTCGCCCCCGGCAAGAACACGGTCGCCGACCGCGCCACCAACCTCCTCCCATCCTTCTGGACCTTCACCGCCGCGACCCGCAGGGCGATCGACCGGGTGGAGGCGGGGCAGACCGCGCTGTGA